In uncultured Ilyobacter sp., a genomic segment contains:
- a CDS encoding ketopantoate reductase family protein has product MNHSIKKVSIIGLGALGVMYAEHLSQKMKFEDLRIIADQKRIDRYKEEGIYCNGKKCQFNYVAPDVIVEPADLLIFAVKYTHLQEAIEAVRHHVGENTIILSVLNGIESERDIAKVYGEDHNLYCVAQGMTAAKIGNQMAYKHKGMLCFGELNENRNKEKVECLKRFFDKVEMPYEINNQMAVKLWSKLMINVGVNQTVAYFNTTNQTIQQEGSEREMMIAAMKEVQMVAQKEGIILEDREIDYWLNIMDGLNPEGMPSMAQDVKAKRFSEVQLFAGTVVRLGKKHSVPVPVNTEFYRYFIELEAGY; this is encoded by the coding sequence ATGAATCATTCTATTAAAAAAGTTTCGATAATCGGTTTAGGGGCTTTAGGTGTAATGTACGCAGAACACCTGTCTCAGAAAATGAAATTTGAAGACCTAAGGATCATAGCAGATCAAAAGAGGATAGACCGTTATAAAGAAGAGGGAATATATTGCAATGGTAAAAAATGTCAGTTTAATTATGTTGCTCCAGATGTAATAGTTGAACCAGCTGATCTTCTTATATTCGCTGTAAAATATACTCATCTTCAAGAGGCTATCGAGGCAGTCAGACATCACGTTGGTGAGAACACAATTATTCTCTCGGTACTGAATGGTATTGAAAGTGAAAGGGATATTGCAAAGGTTTACGGAGAAGATCATAATTTATACTGTGTGGCCCAGGGGATGACAGCTGCTAAAATTGGTAACCAGATGGCTTATAAGCACAAGGGTATGCTGTGTTTCGGTGAACTAAATGAAAATAGAAATAAAGAAAAAGTAGAATGTCTGAAAAGGTTTTTTGACAAGGTGGAGATGCCCTATGAGATAAATAATCAAATGGCAGTAAAGCTTTGGAGTAAACTGATGATAAATGTGGGAGTAAATCAGACAGTTGCATATTTTAATACAACGAATCAAACTATTCAGCAAGAAGGCTCTGAGAGAGAGATGATGATAGCAGCCATGAAAGAGGTACAGATGGTTGCTCAAAAAGAGGGTATTATACTTGAAGATAGAGAGATTGATTATTGGCTGAATATTATGGATGGACTTAATCCAGAAGGGATGCCATCTATGGCACAAGATGTAAAAGCAAAACGTTTTAGCGAAGTACAGTTGTTTGCAGGTACGGTTGTAAGACTTGGAAAAAAACACAGTGTCCCTGTTCCTGTGAATACGGAATTTTATAGGTATTTTATTGAGTTAGAAGCAGGGTACTAA
- a CDS encoding DUF1848 domain-containing protein, which produces MILSVSRRTDIPAFYSKWFFKRVEEGFLYVRNPMNPKQISKVIISPEETEFIVFWTKNPAPMINKLEKLEGYNYYFQFTVNPYDKEIEPEVPKKNIIIKSFKELSRKIGKKRVIWRYDPILINDKIDINYHKIYFEKIAKELSDYTEKCIISFIDMYSKTKKNCSGKNIRELTEKEKFRLAEHIKEIGEKYNIKIETCAEKIDLSKYGIEHTKCIDDKLIGEVLGKEIYAQKDKSQREECRCIKSVDIGVYNSCPNKCVYCYANFSCELADKNVKLHDINSPLLIGNVKGDEKITLRKEKHVIAGKRYIKQRLF; this is translated from the coding sequence ATGATTTTAAGTGTAAGCAGAAGAACTGACATTCCAGCATTTTATAGTAAATGGTTTTTTAAAAGGGTGGAAGAGGGATTTCTTTATGTTAGAAATCCCATGAATCCCAAACAGATCAGCAAGGTTATTATATCACCTGAAGAAACTGAATTTATTGTATTCTGGACAAAAAATCCTGCTCCAATGATAAATAAACTTGAAAAGTTAGAAGGATATAATTATTATTTTCAATTTACAGTTAACCCTTACGATAAAGAGATTGAACCTGAAGTGCCTAAAAAAAATATTATTATTAAGAGTTTTAAAGAACTTTCTAGAAAAATTGGCAAAAAAAGGGTTATTTGGAGATACGATCCGATTCTTATAAATGATAAAATAGATATAAATTATCATAAAATATATTTTGAAAAAATCGCAAAAGAATTATCAGACTACACAGAAAAATGTATAATCAGTTTTATCGATATGTATTCTAAAACTAAAAAGAATTGTAGTGGAAAAAATATAAGAGAACTAACAGAGAAAGAAAAGTTTCGTCTGGCAGAACATATAAAAGAAATTGGAGAAAAATACAATATAAAAATAGAGACTTGTGCTGAAAAAATTGACTTGTCAAAATATGGCATTGAACACACTAAATGTATAGACGATAAACTAATTGGAGAGGTATTGGGAAAAGAAATATATGCTCAGAAAGATAAAAGTCAGAGAGAAGAATGCCGCTGTATAAAATCAGTTGATATAGGTGTTTATAATTCTTGCCCTAATAAATGCGTATATTGCTATGCAAACTTTAGTTGCGAATTGGCAGATAAAAATGTTAAACTACACGATATAAATTCTCCCTTGCTGATTGGTAATGTCAAGGGGGATGAAAAGATAACATTGAGAAAAGAAAAGCACGTTATTGCTGGCAAAAGATATATAAAGCAAAGGTTATTTTGA
- the thiC gene encoding phosphomethylpyrimidine synthase ThiC, with protein MSYMTQMEAARKGIFTKEMEIVLKEESISKKDLMEKMAQGKIVIPANKNHKSLSPKGIGEGLKTKINVNLGVSEDCCDQELELEKVMNSIKLGADAIMDLSTFGDTRGFRRKLADMSPAALGTVPMYDAVAKYGKNIASMTVEDLFKVVEEHCEDGMDFLTIHAGLNLTCVERLKKNNRLTKIVSRGGSILYEWMIKNNKENPFYEHYDRLLDICRKYDVTLSLGDGLRPGSLKDATDAPQIQELIILGELTKAAWEKDVQVMIEGPGHVPLNEIATNMQLEKKLCHGAPFYVLGPIVTDIAPGYDHITSAIGGAIAASNGADFLCYVTPAEHLRLPTAEDVKEGIIASKIAAHVGDISKGIKGSIDWDHAMSEARGTLNWQKMFDLCIDREKAIEYRRSVIESSKGEACTMCGDLCPIKRCNEIA; from the coding sequence ATGTCTTATATGACTCAGATGGAAGCTGCAAGAAAGGGTATCTTCACTAAGGAGATGGAGATCGTATTGAAGGAGGAATCAATCTCTAAAAAAGATCTCATGGAAAAAATGGCTCAGGGAAAGATAGTCATCCCTGCGAATAAAAATCACAAATCTCTTTCGCCTAAGGGTATAGGGGAGGGACTCAAGACCAAAATAAACGTAAACCTAGGAGTTTCAGAAGACTGCTGCGACCAGGAACTAGAACTTGAAAAGGTTATGAATTCAATAAAACTCGGAGCAGATGCAATAATGGATTTAAGTACATTTGGGGACACAAGAGGTTTCAGAAGAAAGCTGGCAGATATGTCTCCCGCAGCCTTAGGGACTGTGCCCATGTACGATGCCGTTGCAAAATACGGAAAAAATATAGCATCTATGACTGTAGAAGATCTTTTCAAAGTAGTAGAGGAACACTGCGAAGACGGTATGGACTTTCTTACAATACACGCCGGTTTAAACCTCACCTGTGTAGAGAGACTAAAAAAGAATAACAGGCTTACAAAAATTGTCAGCAGAGGGGGATCTATCTTATATGAATGGATGATAAAAAATAATAAAGAAAACCCATTCTATGAGCATTATGACAGGCTTCTCGATATATGCAGAAAGTATGACGTAACCCTTAGTCTAGGAGACGGTCTTAGACCTGGAAGTCTAAAGGATGCAACAGATGCACCTCAGATCCAAGAACTTATTATCTTAGGAGAGCTCACAAAGGCAGCTTGGGAAAAAGATGTACAGGTTATGATCGAAGGTCCCGGTCATGTCCCACTCAATGAGATAGCTACCAATATGCAGCTAGAGAAAAAACTATGCCACGGGGCCCCTTTCTACGTTTTAGGCCCAATTGTCACAGATATAGCTCCAGGTTATGATCACATCACATCTGCAATTGGGGGAGCGATAGCTGCTTCTAACGGAGCTGATTTCCTCTGCTATGTAACTCCTGCAGAACACCTTAGACTTCCTACGGCTGAAGATGTAAAAGAGGGAATAATAGCCTCAAAAATTGCTGCCCATGTAGGGGATATTTCCAAGGGAATCAAAGGATCCATCGACTGGGACCATGCAATGAGTGAAGCCAGAGGAACTCTCAACTGGCAAAAAATGTTTGACCTCTGCATAGACCGTGAAAAGGCCATAGAATATCGTCGTTCTGTAATAGAGTCTTCAAAAGGAGAGGCATGTACAATGTGTGGAGATCTCTGTCCAATCAAAAGATGCAATGAAATTGCCTAG
- the thiS gene encoding sulfur carrier protein ThiS, whose amino-acid sequence MEIILNGEKTKISPKENLMQYVKELGKQWDIDLDGAVVLINEQIVKKDSWGNTLINDGDLLEVLSFVSGG is encoded by the coding sequence ATGGAGATAATATTAAACGGAGAAAAGACAAAAATATCCCCTAAAGAAAATCTTATGCAGTATGTGAAAGAATTAGGAAAGCAATGGGATATCGATTTAGATGGAGCAGTGGTTCTGATAAATGAGCAAATTGTAAAAAAAGACAGTTGGGGAAATACATTGATCAATGATGGCGATCTATTGGAAGTTTTATCATTTGTTTCAGGAGGATAA
- a CDS encoding thiazole synthase, whose translation MDNKLILGGHVFESRLLTGTGKFSDKNLIEPMLDSSNSQIITMALRRIDFKNPKENILNYIPKNVRLLPNTSGARTAEEAIKIARIAREAGCGDFIKIEIINDMKYLMPDNQETIKATKVLADEGFIVLPYMMPDLIAAKKLEDAGAAAVMPLGAPIGSNRGLETRALIEMLNDNKRVPIIVDAGIGKPSHAAEAMEMGCDAVLVNTAIATAHDPVKMGRAFSLAVEAGREAHLAKMAEEKKYASASSPLTGFLFRGEEK comes from the coding sequence ATGGACAACAAACTTATTTTAGGTGGGCATGTTTTCGAAAGCAGACTTCTCACAGGAACTGGAAAATTTTCTGATAAAAATCTTATTGAACCTATGTTAGATTCCAGCAATTCACAGATAATAACAATGGCACTGAGAAGAATCGACTTTAAAAATCCAAAGGAAAATATATTAAATTACATTCCTAAAAATGTAAGGCTTTTACCAAACACCTCAGGGGCTAGGACTGCTGAAGAGGCAATCAAAATAGCCCGTATAGCAAGGGAAGCAGGATGCGGGGATTTCATAAAAATAGAGATCATAAACGATATGAAATACCTCATGCCTGATAACCAAGAGACCATAAAAGCCACAAAGGTTCTTGCAGATGAAGGCTTCATAGTACTTCCATACATGATGCCAGACCTCATAGCGGCAAAAAAATTAGAGGATGCCGGGGCAGCAGCAGTTATGCCTCTAGGGGCTCCTATAGGTTCTAACAGAGGACTGGAAACAAGGGCTCTTATCGAGATGTTAAATGACAACAAGAGAGTCCCTATAATCGTAGACGCTGGGATAGGAAAACCCTCCCACGCTGCTGAGGCCATGGAGATGGGATGCGATGCTGTACTTGTAAATACTGCCATTGCCACTGCCCATGATCCTGTAAAAATGGGAAGAGCATTTTCTCTGGCTGTAGAAGCCGGTCGTGAAGCTCACCTCGCCAAAATGGCAGAAGAAAAAAAATACGCAAGTGCCAGCTCTCCCCTAACGGGATTTCTTTTTAGAGGTGAAGAAAAATGA
- the thiH gene encoding 2-iminoacetate synthase ThiH, producing MSFYDLMKEWEDFDFEAYFSRVSHEDIKKTLQKEKMEELDLLNLLSPQAQNFLEEIAKKSYAVTRQHFGNIISLYIPLYVSNYCTNHCIYCGFNKENKIVRKHLSLEEVEKELIAISETGMSHIILLTGEAKGLIDIDYLKGIVEKAGKYFPSVSIEVLPLETADYKLLKKSGLDGLTVYQEVYDEKIYDQVHISGGKKNYRFRLDTPERGGKAGLRNINIAPLFGLGEIKKEAFFAGLHLRYLTDKYLNTEFGVSLPRINSAEGGFKAFHKMDDAAFIQVMMAYRLFQPKAGITVSTRESHEFRNNIMPLGVTKFSAGSKTGVGGYAKGDKSTCQFEISDKSSIEETEKAIRERGFQPVYKDWHTI from the coding sequence ATGAGTTTCTACGACTTAATGAAAGAGTGGGAGGATTTTGACTTTGAAGCTTATTTTTCTAGAGTTTCTCATGAGGATATAAAAAAAACTCTTCAAAAAGAAAAGATGGAAGAGTTGGACCTTTTGAACCTCCTATCTCCACAGGCACAGAATTTTCTAGAAGAGATAGCTAAAAAATCTTATGCTGTCACAAGGCAGCACTTTGGAAATATAATATCACTTTATATTCCCCTATACGTCTCAAACTACTGTACAAATCACTGTATTTATTGTGGATTCAATAAGGAGAATAAGATCGTAAGAAAACACCTCTCCTTAGAAGAGGTGGAAAAAGAACTCATCGCCATATCCGAGACTGGGATGTCCCATATAATCCTCCTTACAGGCGAGGCAAAGGGACTTATCGACATAGATTATCTCAAGGGAATTGTTGAAAAGGCGGGTAAATACTTCCCATCTGTGTCTATAGAGGTACTTCCTCTAGAAACCGCCGATTACAAACTTTTAAAAAAATCCGGATTAGACGGTTTAACTGTATACCAAGAAGTTTATGATGAAAAAATCTATGACCAGGTTCATATTTCAGGAGGTAAGAAGAATTATAGATTCCGTTTAGATACCCCAGAAAGAGGTGGAAAGGCAGGTCTAAGAAATATAAATATAGCTCCTCTTTTTGGTCTAGGGGAGATAAAAAAAGAAGCCTTTTTCGCAGGCCTGCACTTGAGATACCTCACAGACAAATATCTAAACACAGAATTTGGAGTATCCCTTCCTAGAATAAATAGTGCAGAAGGAGGATTCAAAGCTTTTCATAAAATGGATGATGCTGCCTTTATTCAGGTGATGATGGCCTACAGACTGTTTCAGCCAAAGGCGGGAATAACAGTATCTACAAGGGAAAGTCATGAATTCAGAAATAATATAATGCCACTGGGGGTTACAAAATTTTCTGCAGGATCAAAAACAGGTGTGGGGGGATATGCAAAAGGGGACAAGTCAACATGCCAGTTTGAAATAAGTGACAAGAGCAGTATAGAGGAAACTGAAAAAGCCATAAGAGAAAGGGGGTTTCAGCCTGTCTACAAAGACTGGCACACAATATGA
- the thiF gene encoding sulfur carrier protein ThiS adenylyltransferase ThiF: MKIGIAGAGGIGSNVAVHLVRTGISELKIADFDIIEKSNLNRQFYFHHQIGASKVETLKKNLLDINPDGNFCVENIKLNRENMSDFFKGCDIVVEAFDKSKYKTMLIEEIYPLGKLIVSASGIAHWDLGNINIKEVMPNLFVVGDFEKGIENFKTYSPKVSIAAAMMAGIVLEKGGFYEK, translated from the coding sequence ATGAAAATAGGTATAGCAGGAGCCGGAGGAATAGGGTCAAATGTTGCAGTCCACCTTGTAAGAACGGGAATATCAGAGCTGAAAATAGCAGATTTTGACATTATAGAAAAATCAAATCTAAACAGGCAGTTCTACTTTCACCATCAGATAGGTGCCTCTAAGGTAGAAACTCTGAAAAAAAATCTGTTGGATATAAACCCCGATGGTAATTTTTGTGTTGAGAATATAAAGCTTAACAGGGAAAATATGTCAGATTTTTTTAAAGGTTGTGATATTGTGGTAGAAGCCTTCGATAAATCAAAATATAAGACCATGCTTATAGAGGAGATATACCCTCTAGGTAAGTTAATTGTCTCAGCATCGGGAATAGCCCACTGGGATCTCGGAAATATAAATATAAAAGAAGTAATGCCAAACCTTTTTGTGGTGGGAGATTTTGAGAAGGGAATCGAAAATTTTAAGACATATTCTCCTAAGGTATCCATTGCAGCTGCAATGATGGCGGGTATTGTCCTTGAAAAAGGAGGTTTTTATGAGAAGTAG
- the thiE gene encoding thiamine phosphate synthase yields MRSRITIPTGLYGITGEAFSNGKSNLQCVESMIKAGIKIIQYREKDKPLRDKINDIKKIRELCRENEVLFIINDHVDMAILVDADGVHIGQEDMHPSDVRQLIGPDKIIGLSTHSQEEGLASLEEDIDYIGVGPIFPTTTKDRKAVGLDYLDFAVKNLDIPFVAIGGIKEHNIEKIVKAGADRICLVSEVIGAQDIAKKVQRLNEIVEKKD; encoded by the coding sequence ATGAGAAGTAGAATAACTATCCCGACAGGTCTCTACGGGATCACAGGAGAGGCCTTTTCCAATGGAAAGAGCAATCTGCAGTGCGTAGAAAGCATGATCAAAGCAGGGATAAAGATAATACAGTATAGAGAAAAAGATAAACCTCTAAGAGATAAGATCAATGACATAAAAAAGATAAGAGAGCTCTGCAGAGAAAATGAGGTTCTTTTCATCATAAACGACCATGTGGATATGGCAATATTAGTAGATGCAGATGGTGTACATATTGGACAGGAGGATATGCATCCTTCAGACGTCAGACAGCTTATTGGACCTGATAAAATCATAGGTCTTTCTACCCACTCACAAGAAGAGGGACTAGCATCTCTAGAAGAAGATATCGACTATATCGGTGTGGGGCCAATATTTCCTACTACCACAAAGGACAGAAAAGCTGTGGGACTTGACTATTTGGACTTTGCAGTGAAAAACTTAGATATTCCCTTCGTGGCTATAGGGGGAATAAAAGAACATAATATTGAGAAGATAGTAAAGGCAGGGGCAGACAGGATATGTCTCGTGAGCGAGGTTATAGGGGCTCAAGATATAGCTAAAAAAGTTCAAAGGCTGAATGAGATAGTAGAAAAAAAAGATTGA
- the minE gene encoding cell division topological specificity factor MinE, with protein sequence MSFFDMFKKNGSKNVAKDRLKLVLIHDRAMLSPRILDDMKNDLITVISKYVDIDTDSLNIEISEDDKQSRKTALIANIPIKNTKI encoded by the coding sequence ATGAGTTTTTTCGATATGTTTAAGAAGAACGGATCTAAGAATGTGGCCAAAGATAGATTGAAGCTTGTTTTGATTCATGACAGAGCTATGCTATCTCCAAGAATTCTCGATGATATGAAAAATGATCTGATAACTGTAATTTCCAAGTATGTGGACATTGATACAGATAGTCTGAATATAGAGATATCAGAGGATGATAAGCAGAGCAGAAAGACAGCTTTGATAGCAAATATACCAATAAAAAATACAAAAATTTAA
- the minD gene encoding septum site-determining protein MinD: MAKVIVITSGKGGVGKTTTTANLGVGLALQGKKTLLIDADIGLRNLDVVMGLENRIVYDLVDVVEGHCRIRQALIKDKRCDNLFLLPAAQTKDKNSVNPEQMKTLIEALKEDFDFIIIDCPAGIEQGFKNAISAADQALIVTTPEISAVRDADRIIGLLDANEIKDSKLIVNRIKIDMVKEGNMLDISDIVDILAVDVMGIIPDDENIIISTNKGEPLIFKGSSLAAKAYSNISQRVIGNEVSFLELPSRNGIFNKLRGIFKR, from the coding sequence ATGGCAAAAGTAATTGTTATAACTTCTGGTAAAGGTGGAGTGGGAAAGACTACCACAACAGCAAATTTGGGTGTGGGACTTGCTCTTCAGGGAAAGAAAACTCTTCTTATTGATGCTGATATCGGATTAAGAAATTTAGATGTGGTTATGGGCCTTGAAAACAGGATAGTTTATGATTTGGTAGATGTAGTAGAGGGCCACTGCAGGATAAGGCAGGCTCTAATAAAGGATAAGAGATGTGACAACCTATTTTTACTCCCTGCGGCTCAGACAAAGGATAAAAACTCGGTTAACCCTGAACAGATGAAGACTCTTATAGAGGCTTTAAAAGAAGATTTTGATTTTATTATAATAGATTGCCCAGCAGGAATAGAGCAGGGATTCAAAAACGCAATTTCAGCGGCAGACCAGGCTCTGATTGTGACAACTCCCGAAATATCAGCGGTGAGAGATGCAGATAGAATTATTGGACTTTTAGATGCCAACGAGATAAAAGATTCTAAACTTATAGTAAACCGTATAAAGATTGATATGGTAAAAGAGGGAAATATGCTTGATATATCAGATATAGTTGATATTCTGGCAGTGGACGTAATGGGTATAATTCCAGATGATGAAAATATTATAATATCTACAAATAAAGGGGAACCTCTTATATTTAAAGGAAGTTCATTGGCGGCTAAAGCCTATAGTAATATATCCCAGAGGGTTATAGGCAATGAGGTAAGTTTTTTAGAGCTCCCGTCAAGAAATGGGATTTTTAATAAATTAAGAGGAATCTTTAAGAGGTAG
- a CDS encoding septum site-determining protein MinC — MDNYVILKGKEDRLVIHLDAEIDYETLKKNLEEKLREAEKFLKNAKVAIEFSNRSLSENEENQLVEIIRRESDIRITYIMSNGKSFIGSFIMPETVIDEGVTKFYKGNLRSGQSVHYEGNLVVLGDINPGAIVTAKGNIVVLGYLNGTAHAGIEDEDEAFISALKMNPIQLRIGKNIARNPAEDMLVTNRVKKEGSLEVAYIKDGKMHIEDFNKITLRDMMKI, encoded by the coding sequence ATGGATAATTATGTTATTTTAAAGGGAAAAGAGGACAGACTGGTAATTCATTTAGACGCTGAAATTGATTATGAGACACTGAAGAAAAATCTTGAAGAAAAACTCAGAGAAGCAGAGAAATTTTTGAAAAATGCAAAGGTTGCCATAGAGTTTTCAAATAGAAGTCTTTCAGAGAATGAGGAAAATCAGCTTGTTGAAATAATCAGAAGGGAAAGTGATATCCGAATAACTTATATTATGTCAAATGGTAAATCCTTTATAGGAAGCTTTATTATGCCTGAAACTGTAATAGATGAAGGTGTGACAAAATTTTATAAGGGAAACCTGAGGTCCGGTCAAAGTGTACATTATGAAGGAAATTTGGTTGTTCTAGGGGACATAAATCCGGGAGCCATAGTAACTGCAAAGGGAAACATAGTAGTTCTGGGCTATCTGAACGGTACAGCCCACGCAGGTATAGAGGATGAAGATGAGGCCTTTATAAGTGCCCTTAAAATGAATCCTATCCAGCTGAGAATAGGTAAAAATATAGCCAGAAATCCAGCAGAGGATATGCTTGTCACAAATAGGGTGAAAAAGGAAGGCAGCTTGGAAGTGGCATATATAAAAGACGGGAAGATGCATATAGAGGATTTTAACAAGATAACACTGAGAGACATGATGAAAATCTAG
- a CDS encoding EI24 domain-containing protein — MRGIYLAGESFFEAFSVIKTGKMKKFYLLPGVINLILINLLYRLSKYVSFNIFSQLETYFNLRTYENIAFIIIKVIIILLSFLLYFLVYKALLLIVLSPFLNYISERTERTLENRKFEFSFRDNMRFIWRGIVISCKSFSKEIIGTLILLLLGMIPFLSLTVPFLIFLLQAYYIGFSFMDYTLERHNYSSEESLIFLKKNWVFSAFSGALFTMVFLIPLIGVFIAPLVSCVAVTLGTLKIIDSEKSN; from the coding sequence ATGCGTGGTATTTATCTGGCAGGTGAATCTTTTTTTGAAGCTTTTTCCGTTATCAAAACCGGTAAAATGAAAAAGTTTTATCTCTTACCTGGTGTTATAAACCTCATACTTATTAATCTTCTTTATAGATTAAGTAAATATGTCTCGTTTAATATTTTTTCACAACTTGAGACTTACTTCAACCTACGAACTTATGAAAACATTGCTTTTATAATTATAAAGGTTATAATCATCCTTCTGTCATTCTTACTTTATTTTTTAGTTTATAAGGCTCTTCTTCTTATCGTTCTTTCACCATTTCTGAATTATATCTCAGAAAGAACCGAGAGAACACTGGAAAATCGAAAATTTGAATTTTCCTTCAGGGACAATATGAGGTTCATCTGGAGAGGCATCGTAATTTCCTGTAAAAGTTTTTCAAAAGAGATTATAGGGACACTGATACTTCTGCTTCTGGGAATGATACCGTTTTTAAGTCTTACGGTTCCTTTTTTAATTTTCCTTCTTCAGGCATATTATATTGGTTTTTCATTTATGGATTACACCCTTGAAAGACACAATTATTCTTCAGAGGAAAGTCTGATTTTTTTAAAAAAAAATTGGGTTTTTTCAGCCTTCAGCGGGGCTCTGTTTACCATGGTATTTCTGATACCACTTATAGGGGTATTTATAGCACCCTTGGTGTCATGTGTAGCCGTAACCCTTGGAACCTTAAAAATCATAGACAGTGAAAAATCTAATTAA
- a CDS encoding Na+/H+ antiporter NhaC family protein → MKTKGEFKGLIPFIIFVTIYLGSGIVLGIAGVEMSFYQLPAPIAAFVGIISAFILFKGSIEEKFRDFIKGCGHEDIMVMCIIYLLAGAFGGVSKAMGGVDSVVNMGLTFIPAQFIPAGLFVIGAFISTSTGTSVGSIVAIAPVAVGLAEASGISMALTLAAVMGGSMFGDNLSVISDTTIAATRTQGVEMRDKFKANISLALPAAIITIIMLIVLGSPDGVVDMAASYNYDIVKVIPYLVVLVLAIAGVNVFAVLTGGILLSGFIGLLKGDFTVLSFANEIYKGFSGMQEIFLLSLLTGGLAQMVTKAGGIQWLLEFIQKKITGRRSAQFGVAALVSLTDAAVANNTVAIIINGPLAKEVSEKYGVEGKRSAALLDIFSCIVQGLIPYGAQMLILLSFSKGSLTPFEVIPLLWYQHLLAVFAFVYIVRDREIKTELNENLA, encoded by the coding sequence ATGAAAACCAAAGGGGAATTTAAAGGTCTGATACCTTTTATAATATTTGTAACTATATACCTAGGAAGTGGTATTGTACTAGGGATAGCTGGGGTAGAAATGAGTTTTTACCAACTTCCGGCTCCCATAGCAGCATTTGTAGGGATAATATCTGCCTTTATTTTATTTAAGGGAAGTATAGAGGAAAAATTTAGAGATTTTATAAAAGGATGTGGTCACGAAGATATAATGGTGATGTGCATAATATATCTCTTGGCTGGAGCATTTGGGGGAGTATCAAAGGCTATGGGTGGAGTAGACTCAGTTGTGAATATGGGTCTGACATTTATACCGGCCCAATTTATCCCCGCAGGGCTCTTTGTTATAGGGGCGTTTATATCTACATCTACAGGAACCTCTGTAGGCTCTATAGTTGCCATAGCACCAGTTGCCGTAGGGCTAGCTGAGGCGTCTGGTATCTCTATGGCACTGACTCTGGCAGCGGTAATGGGCGGATCAATGTTTGGAGACAATCTGTCGGTAATATCAGACACTACCATAGCCGCAACAAGAACTCAAGGTGTAGAGATGAGAGATAAATTTAAGGCGAATATATCTCTTGCTCTTCCTGCAGCCATAATAACCATAATAATGCTAATTGTTTTGGGAAGTCCTGATGGCGTGGTGGATATGGCTGCAAGTTATAACTATGATATAGTAAAGGTAATTCCATATCTTGTGGTTTTGGTTTTAGCTATTGCAGGGGTAAATGTTTTTGCGGTACTTACAGGAGGTATTCTTCTTTCTGGTTTCATAGGACTTCTAAAAGGGGACTTTACAGTTCTTAGTTTTGCCAATGAAATTTATAAGGGCTTTTCTGGGATGCAGGAAATATTTTTATTGTCCCTTCTTACAGGTGGATTGGCACAGATGGTAACCAAGGCAGGGGGAATACAGTGGCTTTTAGAGTTTATACAGAAAAAAATTACTGGTAGAAGAAGTGCTCAATTTGGAGTGGCGGCCTTGGTCTCCCTGACTGATGCGGCTGTTGCCAATAACACTGTAGCTATTATTATAAACGGCCCCCTGGCCAAGGAGGTTTCTGAAAAATATGGTGTAGAAGGCAAGAGAAGTGCTGCCCTCTTGGATATATTTTCATGTATAGTACAGGGACTTATACCATACGGGGCTCAGATGCTCATACTTCTTAGCTTTTCAAAGGGAAGCCTAACGCCTTTTGAGGTTATACCTCTTCTCTGGTATCAACACCTTTTGGCTGTTTTTGCCTTTGTCTACATAGTGAGGGATAGGGAAATAAAAACTGAATTAAATGAAAACCTGGCCTAA